A portion of the Labilithrix sp. genome contains these proteins:
- a CDS encoding SGNH/GDSL hydrolase family protein, with amino-acid sequence MKIAERSLPPPPPPPPVSTRTGGADPATGEVRYLALGDSISAGGGLPDPERASFPARLAARWREAGCTVTLKNLGVSRFTAADVIRDQLPQIEAFAPTLVTVQVGSNDVATKVPLATYRAEVRAILDAATRAGARVLVLGQNEWFRAPDGPSYGGTFEKREAFDAVLFEEARRHDAELVDLRSLYRRQADAPARSWSADGIHPTASAYDEMAAEIARVVPAPSLRARAGA; translated from the coding sequence ATGAAGATCGCGGAGCGTTCGCTCCCGCCTCCGCCGCCCCCGCCGCCGGTCTCCACCCGCACCGGCGGCGCCGATCCCGCCACCGGCGAGGTCCGCTACCTCGCGCTCGGCGATTCGATCAGCGCGGGCGGCGGCCTGCCCGATCCCGAGCGCGCGTCGTTTCCCGCTCGCCTCGCGGCGCGGTGGCGCGAGGCGGGGTGCACCGTCACGCTGAAGAACCTCGGCGTGTCGCGCTTCACCGCCGCCGACGTGATCCGCGACCAGCTCCCGCAGATCGAGGCGTTCGCGCCGACCCTCGTCACGGTGCAGGTCGGATCGAACGACGTCGCGACGAAGGTCCCGCTCGCGACGTACCGCGCCGAGGTCCGCGCGATCCTCGACGCGGCGACGCGCGCCGGCGCGCGGGTCCTCGTCCTCGGTCAGAACGAGTGGTTCCGCGCGCCGGACGGGCCCTCGTACGGCGGCACCTTCGAGAAGCGGGAGGCGTTCGACGCCGTGCTCTTCGAGGAGGCGAGGCGGCACGACGCCGAGCTCGTCGACCTCCGCTCCCTCTACCGCCGCCAGGCCGACGCGCCGGCGAGGAGTTGGTCCGCCGACGGCATCCACCCGACCGCCTCCGCCTACGACGAGATGGCGGCGGAGATCGCGCGCGTGGTCCCGGCGCCGTCGCTCCGCGCTCGAGCCGGCGCGTAA
- a CDS encoding M1 family metallopeptidase: MARLDPHSYADDAQPRTAHFDWKARVDFATRTIEAEVTLRFARPAEGGRLDLDTRALDVHEVRGPGGAPLTYVLEPDEPILGRRLAIEVPAGADAVVVRYRTSPDASALQWLAPAQTFGKEHPYVFSQCQAIHARSVVPCQDTPSIRQTFTAAIDVPAELRAVMAAATIDREVQGARAVHRFEMPQAIPPYLLAFAVGDLASKDVSARSRVWAEPGVLDAAHWEFSVVDEHLRVAESLFGPYDWDRFDLLVMPPSFPYGGMENPRLTFLTPTLLAGDRSLVNVLAHELAHSWTGNLVTNATAEHFWLNEGFTVFAERRILGALEGADMAALHAAIGFQRMQKAFEQHAKRPELTRLRTPLAGIDPDDAFSAVPYEKGFLFLKTLEAAAGVEAFDRILTAWLREHRFGAATTDDLLALVERLAPGLLAKVDAPAWIDGAGLPASYWRPESARLAALEAAVGRAPSEEEGKAWSATEWQLYLELTPRPCTPALCEELDRRWSLTASKNDEVLVSWLVLACESGHAAVLPRVEEVLGRVGRTKYVKALFMALAQRPETRALAAELFERYRATYHPITQQVVRGVLA; encoded by the coding sequence ATGGCTCGCCTCGACCCGCACTCCTACGCCGACGACGCTCAGCCGCGCACCGCGCATTTCGACTGGAAGGCGCGCGTCGACTTCGCCACGCGGACGATCGAGGCGGAGGTCACGCTCCGCTTCGCCCGACCCGCCGAGGGCGGGCGGCTCGACCTCGACACGCGCGCGCTCGACGTGCACGAGGTCCGCGGCCCCGGCGGCGCGCCGCTCACGTACGTGCTCGAGCCGGACGAGCCGATCCTCGGGCGCCGCCTCGCGATCGAGGTCCCCGCCGGCGCCGACGCGGTGGTCGTGCGCTACCGGACGTCGCCCGACGCCTCCGCGCTCCAGTGGCTCGCGCCCGCGCAGACGTTCGGGAAGGAGCACCCGTACGTCTTCTCGCAGTGCCAGGCGATCCACGCGCGCAGCGTCGTACCGTGCCAGGACACGCCGTCGATCCGGCAGACGTTCACCGCCGCGATCGACGTGCCCGCCGAGCTCCGCGCGGTGATGGCGGCGGCCACAATCGATCGGGAGGTGCAGGGCGCGCGCGCGGTGCATCGCTTCGAGATGCCGCAGGCGATCCCGCCTTATCTCCTCGCCTTCGCGGTGGGCGACCTCGCGTCGAAGGACGTCTCCGCGCGCTCGCGCGTGTGGGCGGAGCCGGGCGTGCTCGACGCCGCGCACTGGGAGTTCTCCGTCGTCGACGAGCACCTGCGCGTCGCGGAGTCGCTCTTCGGACCGTACGACTGGGACCGCTTCGACCTCCTCGTGATGCCGCCGTCGTTCCCCTACGGCGGAATGGAGAACCCGCGCCTCACGTTCCTCACGCCGACGCTCCTCGCGGGCGATCGCAGCCTCGTCAACGTCCTCGCGCACGAGCTCGCGCACTCGTGGACGGGGAACCTCGTCACCAACGCGACCGCGGAGCACTTCTGGCTCAACGAGGGCTTCACCGTCTTCGCGGAGCGGCGCATCCTCGGCGCGCTCGAGGGCGCGGACATGGCCGCCCTCCACGCCGCGATCGGCTTTCAGCGCATGCAGAAGGCGTTCGAGCAGCACGCGAAGCGGCCGGAGCTCACGCGCCTCCGCACGCCGCTCGCGGGGATCGATCCCGACGACGCGTTCAGCGCGGTGCCGTACGAGAAGGGCTTCCTCTTCCTCAAGACGCTCGAGGCGGCGGCCGGCGTCGAGGCGTTCGATCGGATCCTGACGGCGTGGCTCCGCGAGCACCGCTTCGGCGCCGCGACGACGGACGACCTCCTCGCGCTCGTGGAGCGCCTCGCGCCGGGTCTCCTCGCGAAGGTCGACGCGCCGGCGTGGATCGACGGCGCCGGTCTCCCCGCGTCGTACTGGCGCCCGGAGTCCGCGCGGCTCGCGGCGCTCGAGGCGGCGGTGGGCCGCGCGCCGTCCGAGGAGGAGGGCAAGGCGTGGAGCGCGACGGAGTGGCAGCTCTACCTCGAGCTGACGCCGCGGCCGTGCACACCCGCGCTGTGCGAGGAGCTCGATCGGCGCTGGTCGCTGACCGCGTCGAAGAACGACGAGGTGCTCGTGAGCTGGCTCGTGCTCGCGTGCGAGTCAGGGCACGCCGCGGTGCTGCCGCGGGTGGAGGAGGTCCTCGGCCGCGTCGGACGGACGAAATACGTGAAGGCGCTCTTCATGGCGCTCGCGCAGCGTCCCGAGACGCGCGCGCTCGCGGCGGAGCTGTTCGAGCGCTACCGCGCGACGTACCACCCGATCACGCAGCAGGTCGTCCGCGGCGTCCTCGCGTGA
- a CDS encoding peptidyl-prolyl cis-trans isomerase, with protein sequence MPSFRVLLVIVPFVVACGGSTPPPPPAAPTASETPADKCLAIAGATREKKADEPAKITAKHILVKYKGSKRAPDTITRSREEACLRALEARSKLEGGASFGDVVKEYSEEPGAATREGTLGSIGRGDVAAPFADAAFELAPGEVSHVVETDFGFHVIRRTE encoded by the coding sequence GTGCCGTCCTTCCGCGTCCTGCTCGTGATCGTCCCCTTCGTCGTCGCGTGCGGAGGGAGCACACCGCCGCCGCCGCCCGCGGCCCCGACCGCGAGCGAGACGCCCGCCGACAAGTGCCTCGCGATCGCCGGCGCGACGCGCGAGAAGAAGGCGGACGAGCCCGCGAAGATCACCGCGAAGCACATCCTCGTGAAGTACAAAGGCTCGAAGCGGGCGCCGGACACGATCACGCGATCGCGCGAGGAGGCGTGCCTTCGCGCGCTCGAGGCGCGGAGCAAGCTCGAAGGCGGCGCGTCGTTCGGCGACGTCGTGAAGGAGTACAGCGAAGAGCCCGGGGCCGCGACGCGCGAGGGCACCCTCGGATCGATCGGCCGGGGCGACGTCGCCGCGCCGTTCGCCGACGCGGCGTTCGAGCTCGCGCCGGGCGAGGTCAGCCACGTCGTCGAGACCGACTTCGGCTTTCACGTCATCCGGCGCACCGAGTGA
- a CDS encoding aldehyde dehydrogenase family protein gives MTKLKVVQAFDRAVFAETDTDDAASLESKLARAAALFADRSRALRPYRRAEVLRQAAVLVGARREELARRIAQEGGKPLADARVEVTRAIDGLRDAADELRSFAGAEVPMGLTPASDGRWAFTTKEPIGVVAAISAFNHPLNLIVHQVAPAIAVGCPVIVKPATATPLSCVAFVELLRAAGLPEDHCQVLVTEDNALAERLATDPRIAFLSFIGSAKVGWYLRSKLAPGARCALEHGGAAPVVVDRSAKLDAIVEPLVKGAYYHAGQVCVSVQRVFAHAAIADDLAARLEARIGALRTGDPLRPDTEVGPLILPREVDRVEAWIAEARSGGARVTGGRRASETTLEPAVIVEPPADAKVSALEVFGPVVCVYRYTDLDDAIARANALPWAFQASVFASDIEPALRVARRIDASTVLVNDHTAFRTDWMPFAGRRQSGYGTGGIPYSMRDMTHEKMIVLRHDDP, from the coding sequence ATGACGAAGCTAAAGGTCGTCCAGGCCTTCGACCGCGCCGTCTTCGCCGAGACGGACACCGACGACGCGGCGTCGCTCGAGTCCAAGCTCGCGCGCGCGGCGGCCCTCTTCGCCGATCGTTCGCGCGCGCTCCGGCCCTACCGCCGCGCCGAGGTCCTCCGCCAGGCGGCGGTCCTCGTCGGGGCCCGCCGCGAGGAGCTCGCGCGGCGCATCGCGCAGGAGGGCGGCAAGCCGCTCGCCGACGCGCGGGTGGAGGTGACGCGCGCGATCGACGGCCTCCGCGACGCCGCCGACGAGCTCCGCTCCTTCGCCGGCGCCGAGGTCCCGATGGGCCTCACCCCGGCGAGCGACGGGCGCTGGGCCTTCACGACGAAGGAGCCGATCGGCGTCGTCGCCGCGATCTCCGCCTTCAACCACCCGCTGAACCTGATCGTCCACCAGGTCGCGCCCGCGATCGCGGTGGGCTGCCCCGTCATCGTCAAGCCCGCGACCGCGACGCCGCTCTCGTGCGTCGCGTTCGTCGAGCTCCTCCGCGCGGCGGGCCTGCCGGAGGACCATTGCCAGGTCCTCGTCACCGAGGACAACGCGTTGGCCGAGCGCCTCGCGACCGATCCGCGGATCGCGTTCCTCAGCTTCATCGGCTCGGCGAAGGTCGGCTGGTACCTCCGGAGCAAGCTCGCGCCGGGCGCGCGCTGCGCGCTCGAGCACGGCGGCGCGGCCCCGGTCGTCGTCGACCGCAGCGCGAAGCTCGACGCGATCGTGGAGCCGCTCGTGAAGGGCGCGTACTACCACGCGGGCCAGGTCTGCGTGTCGGTGCAGCGCGTCTTCGCGCACGCCGCGATCGCGGACGACCTCGCCGCGCGGCTCGAGGCGCGCATCGGCGCGTTGCGCACCGGCGATCCGCTCCGCCCCGACACCGAGGTCGGTCCGCTCATCCTCCCGCGCGAGGTCGATCGCGTGGAGGCGTGGATCGCCGAGGCGCGGAGCGGGGGCGCGCGCGTCACCGGCGGACGCCGCGCGTCGGAGACGACGCTCGAGCCGGCGGTGATCGTGGAGCCGCCGGCGGACGCGAAGGTGTCCGCGCTCGAGGTGTTCGGGCCCGTCGTCTGCGTGTACCGCTACACCGATCTCGACGACGCGATCGCGCGCGCGAACGCGCTGCCGTGGGCGTTCCAGGCGAGCGTGTTCGCGAGCGACATCGAGCCCGCGCTCCGCGTGGCGCGCCGGATCGACGCCTCGACCGTCCTCGTCAACGACCACACCGCCTTCCGCACGGACTGGATGCCGTTCGCGGGCCGCCGCCAATCCGGCTACGGCACGGGCGGCATTCCCTACTCCATGCGCGACATGACACACGAGAAGATGATCGTCCTACGGCACGACGATCCTTAG
- a CDS encoding acetolactate synthase large subunit has translation MAHGADLFVHALENEGVDRIFGLPGEENLDLVEAIRKSKIQLVLVRHEQAAAFMAATYGRLTGKPGVCLTTLGPGALNLTTGAAYALLGAMPMVMITGQKGIRSSRQARFQIVDIVATMRPLTKMSHQIVSPTTIPTLVREAFRVAEQERPGPVHLELPEDIAAEACEDVPLVPPNEPEVPIASAASLDRAAERIRAAERPLVMLGAAASRPRSTSDLAQFVLRTKIPFFTTQMGKGTVPGGTDHYMGTAALSERDYVHDAIERADLIVTIGHDTIEKPPFIMSAEGPDVVHVAYEPAHVEQVYFPRYEVIGDLASSLRHLADRLEGTLPNAQALLPLRAGILAHLADRATEDRFTPQRIVHDVRKVMPADGIVALDNGMYKIWFARNYRTRMANTLLLDNALATMGAGLPSAMAAAMLHPKRRVLAVCGDGGFMMNSQELETAVRLKLNVVVMVLEDKAYGMIRWKQAVDELSDFGMTFDNPDFVKYAEAYGARGTKVTEIADLAPALERAFAEGGVHLVSVPIDYSENERVLVKELRSR, from the coding sequence ATGGCCCACGGAGCAGACCTGTTCGTGCACGCCCTCGAGAACGAGGGCGTCGATCGCATCTTCGGCCTCCCCGGAGAGGAGAACCTCGACCTCGTCGAGGCGATCCGAAAGTCGAAGATCCAGCTCGTGCTCGTGCGGCACGAGCAAGCGGCCGCGTTCATGGCCGCGACGTACGGGCGCCTCACCGGCAAGCCCGGCGTCTGCCTCACCACGCTCGGCCCCGGCGCGCTGAACCTCACGACCGGCGCCGCGTACGCGCTCCTCGGCGCGATGCCGATGGTCATGATCACGGGCCAGAAGGGGATCCGTTCGTCGCGGCAGGCGCGCTTCCAGATCGTCGACATCGTCGCGACGATGCGGCCGCTCACGAAGATGTCGCATCAGATCGTGTCGCCGACGACGATCCCGACCCTCGTGCGCGAGGCGTTCCGCGTCGCGGAGCAGGAGCGGCCCGGTCCTGTCCACCTCGAGCTCCCGGAGGACATCGCGGCCGAGGCGTGCGAAGACGTGCCGCTCGTCCCGCCGAACGAGCCCGAGGTTCCGATCGCGAGCGCGGCGAGCCTCGATCGCGCGGCGGAGCGGATCCGCGCGGCGGAGCGGCCGCTCGTGATGCTCGGCGCCGCGGCGTCGCGGCCGCGCTCGACGTCGGACCTCGCGCAGTTCGTCCTCCGCACGAAGATCCCCTTCTTCACGACGCAGATGGGGAAAGGCACCGTCCCCGGCGGCACCGATCACTACATGGGCACCGCGGCGCTCTCGGAGCGCGACTACGTCCACGACGCGATCGAGCGCGCCGACCTCATCGTCACGATCGGCCACGACACGATCGAGAAGCCGCCGTTCATCATGAGCGCAGAAGGGCCCGACGTCGTCCACGTCGCCTACGAGCCGGCCCACGTCGAGCAGGTCTACTTCCCGCGCTACGAAGTGATCGGCGATCTCGCGAGCTCCCTCCGCCACCTCGCCGATCGCCTCGAGGGCACGCTCCCGAACGCGCAGGCGCTCCTCCCCCTCCGCGCCGGCATCCTCGCGCACCTCGCCGACCGCGCGACGGAGGACCGCTTCACCCCGCAGCGCATCGTGCACGACGTGCGCAAGGTCATGCCCGCCGACGGGATCGTCGCGCTCGACAATGGCATGTACAAGATATGGTTCGCGCGCAATTACCGAACACGAATGGCCAATACGCTCTTGCTCGACAACGCCCTCGCGACGATGGGCGCGGGGCTCCCGTCCGCGATGGCGGCGGCGATGCTGCATCCGAAGCGGCGCGTCCTCGCGGTGTGCGGCGACGGCGGGTTCATGATGAACAGCCAGGAGCTCGAGACGGCGGTGCGGCTGAAGCTGAACGTCGTCGTCATGGTCCTCGAGGACAAGGCGTACGGGATGATCCGCTGGAAGCAGGCCGTCGACGAGCTATCGGACTTCGGAATGACGTTCGACAATCCGGACTTCGTCAAATACGCAGAAGCCTACGGCGCGCGCGGGACCAAGGTGACGGAGATCGCCGACCTCGCGCCGGCGCTCGAGCGCGCGTTCGCGGAGGGCGGCGTCCACCTCGTGAGCGTCCCGATCGACTACTCCGAGAACGAGCGCGTCCTCGTGAAGGAGCTGAGGTCACGATGA
- a CDS encoding YbhB/YbcL family Raf kinase inhibitor-like protein translates to MTTSKRPPSPYEFLPQVPSFTLTSADVADGRPLSKPQVSGIFGAGGEDVSPQLSWSGFPKETKSFVVTVYDPDAPTASGFWHWAVANIPASITELPADAGNPDAKKLPAGAVTLKNDGGGARYIGAAPPAGHGPHRYFVVVHAVDVEKLDVGPDASCAFLGFNLFSHTLARAILVPTYEVSK, encoded by the coding sequence ATGACCACCAGCAAGCGCCCTCCCTCGCCCTACGAGTTTCTCCCGCAGGTGCCGTCGTTCACGTTGACGAGCGCCGACGTCGCGGACGGAAGACCTCTCTCGAAGCCGCAGGTCTCCGGCATCTTCGGCGCCGGCGGCGAAGACGTCTCGCCGCAGCTCTCGTGGTCGGGCTTCCCGAAGGAGACGAAGAGCTTCGTCGTCACCGTCTACGATCCGGACGCGCCGACCGCGAGCGGCTTCTGGCACTGGGCGGTCGCGAACATCCCGGCGAGCATCACCGAGCTCCCGGCCGACGCGGGCAACCCGGACGCGAAGAAGCTGCCGGCCGGCGCCGTCACGCTGAAGAACGACGGCGGCGGCGCGCGCTACATCGGCGCCGCCCCACCCGCGGGTCACGGCCCGCATCGCTACTTCGTCGTCGTGCACGCCGTCGACGTCGAGAAGCTCGACGTCGGCCCCGACGCGTCGTGCGCGTTCCTCGGCTTCAACCTCTTTTCGCACACGCTCGCGCGCGCGATCCTCGTCCCGACCTACGAGGTCTCGAAGTAG
- a CDS encoding VWA domain-containing protein, giving the protein MKLRLVVVLAGLGAMFSSAAAFAIPIPPPEEPPPPKVVADPIEVPGPHLALGSTLLADARLGHASLATGAGTAETYLFATVTGIDSQLATAPPLDLALVVDRSGSMKGRRIANAIAAANTAVDGLKDGDTVLVVSFDTQAEVVLEPTTISAETRPDIRAAIEGIRLGGDTCISCGLEAAKRALDRAPIGGDRVRRMLLLSDGATNHGIKDVAGLRGLASLIREQSCAVTTIGVDLDYDEKVMSAIASEANGNHYFVANPETLSSVFTQEFLQLLSTVAQDAALVVEPAPGVEIDEVFDRSFSRDGRRVVVPLGTYGMKEEKSLLLKLRVPVDHDGRQPVADVKLAYRDLREHRNVSYSGTLALDVKSDGAQAELDPFVRARVERSQTARTLAEASELIAGGRAEEARRRLAGRTNELGNVKQDVSRSAPAGNVAPTRARGFRQDFDDQVAALEKAQKAADEAAASKQKDAAPTKAAPKALQELNLSREFR; this is encoded by the coding sequence ATGAAGCTGAGGTTGGTCGTCGTCCTCGCGGGGCTCGGAGCGATGTTCTCGTCGGCGGCGGCGTTCGCGATCCCGATCCCTCCGCCCGAGGAGCCGCCGCCGCCGAAGGTCGTCGCCGATCCGATCGAGGTCCCCGGTCCGCACCTCGCGCTCGGGAGCACGCTCCTCGCCGACGCGCGTCTCGGTCACGCGTCGCTCGCGACGGGCGCGGGCACGGCGGAGACCTACCTCTTCGCGACGGTGACCGGCATCGACTCGCAGCTCGCGACCGCGCCGCCGCTCGACCTCGCGCTCGTCGTCGACCGATCGGGATCGATGAAGGGACGCCGCATCGCGAACGCGATCGCCGCCGCCAACACCGCGGTCGACGGGCTGAAGGACGGCGACACCGTGCTCGTCGTCAGCTTCGACACGCAGGCGGAGGTCGTGCTCGAGCCGACGACGATCAGCGCCGAGACGCGCCCCGACATCCGGGCCGCGATCGAGGGGATTCGCCTCGGCGGAGACACCTGCATCTCGTGCGGCCTCGAGGCGGCGAAGCGCGCGCTCGATCGCGCACCGATCGGCGGCGACCGCGTGCGCCGGATGCTCCTCCTCTCCGACGGCGCGACGAACCACGGGATCAAGGACGTCGCCGGGCTCCGCGGCCTCGCGTCGCTGATCCGCGAGCAGAGCTGCGCCGTCACCACGATCGGCGTCGATCTGGATTACGACGAAAAGGTGATGAGCGCGATTGCGAGCGAGGCGAATGGCAATCACTACTTCGTGGCCAATCCCGAGACGCTCTCCAGCGTGTTCACGCAGGAGTTCCTCCAGCTCCTCTCGACGGTCGCGCAGGACGCGGCGCTCGTCGTCGAGCCGGCGCCGGGGGTCGAGATCGACGAGGTCTTCGATCGCTCCTTCAGCCGCGACGGCCGCCGCGTCGTCGTCCCGCTCGGCACCTATGGAATGAAGGAGGAGAAGTCGCTCCTCTTGAAGCTCCGCGTGCCGGTCGACCACGACGGACGCCAGCCCGTCGCCGACGTGAAGCTCGCGTACCGCGACCTGCGCGAGCACCGGAACGTGTCGTACAGCGGGACGCTCGCCCTCGACGTGAAGAGCGACGGCGCGCAGGCCGAGCTCGATCCGTTCGTGCGCGCGCGCGTCGAGCGGAGCCAGACCGCGCGCACCCTCGCCGAGGCGAGCGAGCTCATCGCGGGCGGTCGCGCGGAGGAGGCGCGCCGGCGCCTCGCCGGCCGGACCAACGAGCTCGGCAACGTCAAGCAAGACGTGTCGCGGAGCGCGCCGGCGGGCAACGTCGCGCCGACGCGCGCGCGCGGCTTCCGGCAAGACTTCGACGATCAGGTCGCCGCGCTCGAGAAGGCGCAGAAGGCCGCGGACGAGGCGGCGGCGTCGAAGCAGAAGGACGCCGCCCCGACGAAGGCGGCGCCGAAGGCGCTCCAGGAGCTGAACCTGAGCCGAGAGTTTCGCTGA